In the Mauremys reevesii isolate NIE-2019 unplaced genomic scaffold, ASM1616193v1 Contig42, whole genome shotgun sequence genome, one interval contains:
- the LOC120394211 gene encoding olfactory receptor 52R1-like — MAFDRYVAICHPLRYSTTLTNSAVAKIGLAVVLRSGKLTLPYPFLVRRYPYCRTNIIPHFYCGHVAVVKLACADIRINNSNTTDFTNPSTFILLGIPGLEAAYIWISIPFCAMYAIAVLGNFTILFIIKRDPSLHGPMFYFLCMLAVTDLVMSTSTIGLAVVLHSGINTLPYPFLARRWQYCRTNIIPHFCCGHMAVVNLACADIRISSYYGLFDLLSVIGMDVFFIAVSYTLILRAIFRLPTKDARLKTFGTRISHICAISALYIPDFFSSLTHWFGHNVPRHFLVVIASVYLLVPPMIHPIIYGIELRAELAGA; from the exons atggcttttgatcgctacgtggccatctgccatcctcTGAGATATTCCACTACCCTGACAAACTCTGCTGTTGCCAAAAtaggcctggccgtggtgctgcgtaGTGGCAAACTCACATTACCCTATCCCTTTCTGGTGAGGCGGTacccatattgcagaaccaacatcatcccccacttcTATTGTGGGCATGTAGCCGTGGTGAAACTGGCCTGCGCTGACATCCGCATCAATA ATTCGaacacaaccgacttcaccaacccctccaccttcatcctactTGGCATTCCTGGCCTAGAGGCAGCCTATATCTGGATCTCCATTCCCTTCTGTGCTATGTACGCCATAGCCgtgttggggaacttcaccatcctgttcatcatTAAAAGGGATCCGAGCCTCCACGGgcccatgttctatttcctctgcatgctggctgtgACCGACTTGGTCATGTCCACATCCACC ATAGGCCTGGCTGTGGTGCTGCACAGTGGCATAAACACATTACCCTATCCTTTCCTGGCGAGGCGGTGGCAATATTGCAGAACCAATATCATCCCCCACTTTTGTTGTGGGCATATGGCTGTGGTGAACCTGGCCTGTGCTGACATCCgcatcagtagttactatggcctATTTGATCTTCTCTCTGTGATTGGAATGGATGTATTTTTTATCGCTGTGTCTTATACTCTGATCCTCCGAgccatcttccgcctgcccacaaaggatgcccggctcaaaACTTTTGGAACCCGCATCTCTCATATTTGTGCCATCTCAGCTTTGTACATCCCAGATTTCTTCTCCTCTCTCACACACTGGTTTGGTCACAATGTGCCCCGGCACTTCCTCGTTGTCATTGCCAGTGTGTACCTGCTGGTGCCCCCCATGATACACCCCATCAtttatggg attgAGCTCCGTGCAGAGTTGGCTGGTGCATGA